One window from the genome of Ciconia boyciana chromosome 8, ASM3463844v1, whole genome shotgun sequence encodes:
- the FAM53B gene encoding protein FAM53B isoform X3, translated as MVMILTKTRENKGADSVTCRTELRTPKMSQGPTLFSCGVMENDRWRDLSRKCPLQLEQPGTSIWDCLSDKGEEGSRWPRETASTCSVTNLIKDLSLSDPHGNPLAPPSKRQCRSLSFSDEMSSCGTSWRPLGSKVWTPVEKRRCYSGGSVQRYSNGFATMQRSSSFSLPSRSNPLSCEHPALSGRLGCQPGTGPRKSATGGHGGDRVDMQRSLSCSHDHFSSSEYCPPSASSTPASTPELGRRAGGLSRSRSQPCVLNDKKVGIKRRRPEEVQEQRPSLDLAKMTQLQTQSTASLFNLPCKADSRSEVRIGEDFAPGSSPCKTK; from the exons ATGGTGATGATCTTAACCAAAACTCGGGAAAACAAAGGTGCTGACTCTGTAACATGCAGGACTGAGCTG CGCACTCCAAAGATGAGTCAAGGACCTACCCTCTTCTCTTGTGGCGTGATGG AAAATGACAGATGGAGAGATCTCAGCAGGAAATGTCCACTTCAGCTCGAGCAGCCGGGCACCAGCATCTGGGACTGCTTGTCGGACAAGGGTGAGGAGGGCTCGCGCTGGCCGAGGGAGACGGCCAGCACCTGCTCCGTCACCAACCTGATCAAAGACCTCAGCCTCAGCGACCCCCACGGCAACCCCCTAGCCCCCCCCAGCAAGCGCCAGTGCCGCTCGCTCTCGTTTTCGGATGAAATGTCGAGCTGCGGGACCTCGTGGAGACCCTTAGGCTCGAAGGTTTGGACCCCGGTCGAGAAACGGCGGTGTTACAGCGGGGGGAGCGTGCAACGCTACTCCAACGGCTTTGCCACCATGCAGAGGAGCTCGAGCTTCAGCCTGCCCTCGCGGTCCAACCCGCTCTCCTGCGAGCATCCCGCCCTCAGCGGCCGGCTGGGATGCCAGCCCGGCACGGGGCCGAGGAAATCGGCCACCGGTGGGCACGGAGGAGACCGGGTGGACATGCAGAGGTCCCTCTCCTGCTCGCACGACCACTTCTCCTCCTCGGAGTACTGCCCGCCCTCGGCAAGCAGCACCCCTGCCTCCACGCCGGAGCTGGGGCGACGGGCCGGCGGGCTCTCGCGAAGCCGCTCTCAGCCCTGTGTCCTCAACGACAAAAAGGTCGGGATCAAGCGGCGGAGACCGGAGGAGGTTCAGGAGCAGCGGCCCTCGCTGGACCTCGCCAAGATGACCCAG ttgcaAACACAGAGCACAGCCTCCCTCTTCAATCTGCCGTGCAAAGCAGATAGCAGATCTGAAGTGCGAATCGGGGAGGATTTTGCTCCCGGGTCCTCTCCCTGCAAGACCAAGTGA
- the FAM53B gene encoding protein FAM53B isoform X2, producing MVMILTKTRENKGADSVTCRTELRTPKMSQGPTLFSCGVMENDRWRDLSRKCPLQLEQPGTSIWDCLSDKGEEGSRWPRETASTCSVTNLIKDLSLSDPHGNPLAPPSKRQCRSLSFSDEMSSCGTSWRPLGSKVWTPVEKRRCYSGGSVQRYSNGFATMQRSSSFSLPSRSNPLSCEHPALSGRLGCQPGTGPRKSATGGHGGDRVDMQRSLSCSHDHFSSSEYCPPSASSTPASTPELGRRAGGLSRSRSQPCVLNDKKVGIKRRRPEEVQEQRPSLDLAKMTQVGSLAHRRSTDLPCPPRMPCGKDSFTIASDQGGKFVGWETEGLAGEIPGGQRELPFPSGGC from the exons ATGGTGATGATCTTAACCAAAACTCGGGAAAACAAAGGTGCTGACTCTGTAACATGCAGGACTGAGCTG CGCACTCCAAAGATGAGTCAAGGACCTACCCTCTTCTCTTGTGGCGTGATGG AAAATGACAGATGGAGAGATCTCAGCAGGAAATGTCCACTTCAGCTCGAGCAGCCGGGCACCAGCATCTGGGACTGCTTGTCGGACAAGGGTGAGGAGGGCTCGCGCTGGCCGAGGGAGACGGCCAGCACCTGCTCCGTCACCAACCTGATCAAAGACCTCAGCCTCAGCGACCCCCACGGCAACCCCCTAGCCCCCCCCAGCAAGCGCCAGTGCCGCTCGCTCTCGTTTTCGGATGAAATGTCGAGCTGCGGGACCTCGTGGAGACCCTTAGGCTCGAAGGTTTGGACCCCGGTCGAGAAACGGCGGTGTTACAGCGGGGGGAGCGTGCAACGCTACTCCAACGGCTTTGCCACCATGCAGAGGAGCTCGAGCTTCAGCCTGCCCTCGCGGTCCAACCCGCTCTCCTGCGAGCATCCCGCCCTCAGCGGCCGGCTGGGATGCCAGCCCGGCACGGGGCCGAGGAAATCGGCCACCGGTGGGCACGGAGGAGACCGGGTGGACATGCAGAGGTCCCTCTCCTGCTCGCACGACCACTTCTCCTCCTCGGAGTACTGCCCGCCCTCGGCAAGCAGCACCCCTGCCTCCACGCCGGAGCTGGGGCGACGGGCCGGCGGGCTCTCGCGAAGCCGCTCTCAGCCCTGTGTCCTCAACGACAAAAAGGTCGGGATCAAGCGGCGGAGACCGGAGGAGGTTCAGGAGCAGCGGCCCTCGCTGGACCTCGCCAAGATGACCCAG GTGGGATCCTTGGCACACCGGCGCAGCACCGACCTTCCCTGCCCTCCGAGGATGCCATGCGGCAAAGACAGCTTCACCATCGCGTCAGACCAAGGGGGAAAGTTTGTCGGCTGGGAAACAGAGGGCTTAGCTGGGGAGATCCCGGGGGGTCAGCGGGAGCTTCCCTTTCCCTCCGGTGGATGCTGA